The bacterium genome contains a region encoding:
- a CDS encoding aminotransferase class I/II-fold pyridoxal phosphate-dependent enzyme → MTEYKRRFKTLATNVVHAGTPSPRIGGAVVSPVFQSANYLMADEAAYDEVRYLRLSNSPSHLTLQARLAVIESAEQALVTASGMAAISNALLAFVGSGEHVLTQRTLYGGTQSLLDHDAPRLGISHSPIDLSAPDTWGDALRSETRMVYVESITNPLMEVGDLAGIAAFAREHGLISVIDNTFATPVNFRPLEVGFDLVVHSATKYLNGHSDIVAGAVIGSAEKVERVRQLMLHTGGSADPHACFLFERGLKTLALRMERHNRNGLAVAEFLSNHGAVENVNYPGLESDPGHVYARELFTGTSGMLSFYLGSSEAAERFLERVRIPVHAASLGGPETLVVRPARSSHLGQTPEERERLKITEDLVRVSVGIEDLDELIEDFDNALSG, encoded by the coding sequence GTGACCGAGTACAAGAGACGCTTCAAGACGTTGGCGACCAACGTCGTTCACGCCGGCACGCCGAGCCCGAGAATCGGCGGCGCAGTGGTGTCGCCGGTCTTCCAGTCGGCCAACTATCTGATGGCGGACGAGGCCGCATATGACGAGGTGCGCTATCTCCGGCTGTCCAACTCTCCCAGCCACCTGACGCTCCAGGCGCGCCTGGCGGTGATCGAGTCCGCCGAGCAGGCGCTGGTCACCGCCAGCGGCATGGCGGCGATTTCAAACGCTTTGCTGGCGTTCGTCGGCAGTGGCGAGCATGTTCTGACCCAGAGGACGCTCTACGGCGGCACCCAGAGCCTGCTGGACCACGACGCGCCCCGGCTGGGGATCTCACACAGCCCGATCGACTTGAGCGCGCCCGACACCTGGGGGGACGCGCTCCGTTCGGAGACCCGGATGGTCTACGTGGAGTCGATCACCAACCCGCTGATGGAGGTCGGGGATCTCGCCGGGATCGCGGCGTTTGCCCGCGAGCACGGCCTAATCTCGGTGATCGACAACACTTTCGCGACGCCGGTTAATTTTCGTCCGCTGGAGGTCGGGTTCGATCTGGTCGTTCATAGCGCCACCAAATACCTGAACGGCCATAGCGACATCGTTGCGGGTGCGGTGATCGGTTCGGCCGAGAAGGTCGAGAGGGTGCGTCAGCTCATGCTCCACACCGGGGGCTCGGCCGACCCGCACGCTTGCTTTTTATTCGAGCGGGGCCTGAAGACGCTGGCGCTTCGCATGGAGCGCCACAACCGGAACGGCCTCGCGGTGGCCGAGTTTCTCTCCAACCACGGGGCGGTAGAGAACGTGAACTATCCCGGGTTGGAGAGCGATCCTGGGCATGTCTACGCTCGCGAGCTGTTTACCGGCACATCGGGAATGCTCTCGTTCTATCTGGGGTCGAGCGAGGCCGCCGAGCGATTCCTCGAGCGCGTGCGAATCCCGGTGCATGCGGCCAGTCTCGGAGGGCCCGAAACACTGGTCGTGCGCCCGGCTCGCAGCTCCCACCTGGGCCAAACGCCGGAGGAGAGGGAGCGGCTGAAGATCACCGAAGACCTGGTGCGGGTCTCGGTCGGGATAGAAGATCTCGACGAGCTGATAGAGGACTTCGATAATGCGCTGTCGGGCTAG
- a CDS encoding S8 family serine peptidase → MKSLRSALSHGAGLAAALVALTVCAVDPARSQVAATPKSSYWQGNPHLVKISSHLLRARSLARQGWSVDRIRGRLPVLRFEEELAQIEIRLSELTPEVIDRLEASGVRVTKAYESWARVTGLCDPQWLDRVATLPEVRAVYPRLGAITRSGSVTSQGDASVNVDDARAAWGLTGKGARVGILSDSFAFTSTVLDNGTVSGSGCDAVLTGSNPQDTGDLPLQVRLLDNCDSGPGCADGQTDEGAALAEIVHDLAPGAEILFHTAFRDEADFADGITELVNCGADVIVDDVLYFAEPMFQDGIVAQSLQQAVDGGVAYFSAAGNDGAFGADETFLDVAVPDDEDFPISGDDLHDFGGGDRFGAITVPNGCGIELVLQWNQPFAGMLGSGSASDLDLYFCSSATPGACDEDSALASGTDGQGCDAPGAFGDPFEFLDWTNDTGSPVTGYVAVDHYCGDQSDTRFRIATFALDCSVQSGYTFESGIFDKAQIYGHPAAAAANAVAAAFYGEIDSGGAVEPPGGGQIDVTPSGSLGGNLPFYFDGSGAPLAGAPVDRFKPEMAAPEGVNNTFFGVDIGFDADAFPNFAGTSAAAAHGAAVAALLLELNPVLTPQQTRDALTTSAVDIESPGTDALSGAGLIDAQAAVLAMPTVPLLEVGPAALEFNTLVAGTTSTPQEVTLDNVNLGLNPASEQVQVSAMTLSDSTNFALDVSSGTSPCGSSTPMIGWGSSCTVSVLAQPQAVGIFNADLTVTSDSAVAPSQTVGLSTAGCNQAVIDLTGSPMDNPEVVVACLDITAGPYAIGSGDDVTFRAGRKIVFRDGFSVAAGGDFTAIIG, encoded by the coding sequence GAAGAGGAGCTGGCGCAGATCGAGATCCGCTTGAGCGAGCTGACTCCCGAGGTCATCGACCGGCTCGAGGCCAGTGGAGTGCGGGTGACGAAAGCCTACGAGAGTTGGGCGCGGGTGACGGGGCTTTGCGATCCGCAATGGCTCGACCGGGTCGCGACGCTGCCGGAGGTGCGGGCGGTGTATCCGCGGTTGGGCGCAATCACCCGCAGCGGCTCGGTAACCAGTCAGGGCGACGCTTCGGTCAACGTCGACGATGCGCGGGCCGCGTGGGGCCTGACCGGCAAGGGCGCCAGGGTCGGTATTCTCTCCGACAGCTTCGCCTTCACCTCGACCGTGCTTGACAACGGCACGGTCAGCGGCAGTGGCTGCGACGCCGTGCTCACCGGTTCCAACCCGCAGGACACCGGCGACCTGCCGCTCCAGGTGCGGCTCCTGGACAACTGCGACTCGGGCCCCGGTTGCGCCGACGGGCAGACGGATGAGGGCGCGGCGTTGGCCGAGATCGTCCACGACCTTGCGCCCGGGGCCGAGATTCTGTTCCATACCGCGTTTCGCGATGAAGCGGACTTCGCCGACGGCATCACCGAGCTGGTCAACTGCGGCGCCGACGTGATCGTCGACGACGTGCTCTATTTCGCCGAGCCGATGTTTCAGGACGGCATTGTCGCGCAGTCGCTCCAGCAAGCCGTCGATGGCGGGGTCGCCTATTTCTCCGCGGCCGGCAATGACGGCGCCTTCGGCGCCGACGAGACCTTTCTGGATGTAGCCGTCCCCGACGATGAGGACTTCCCGATCAGCGGCGACGATCTCCACGACTTCGGCGGTGGCGATCGCTTCGGCGCGATCACCGTCCCCAACGGCTGCGGGATCGAACTCGTCCTGCAGTGGAACCAGCCGTTCGCGGGGATGCTGGGGTCGGGCTCGGCCAGCGATCTGGATCTCTACTTCTGCTCCTCGGCGACCCCGGGCGCGTGCGACGAGGACAGCGCTCTCGCCAGCGGCACCGACGGCCAGGGCTGCGACGCCCCCGGCGCCTTCGGGGATCCCTTCGAGTTCTTGGACTGGACCAACGACACCGGTTCGCCGGTCACTGGTTATGTAGCGGTCGACCACTACTGTGGCGACCAGAGCGACACCCGCTTCCGCATCGCCACCTTCGCCCTGGACTGCAGCGTGCAGAGCGGCTATACGTTCGAGTCCGGGATCTTCGACAAGGCCCAGATCTACGGCCATCCGGCGGCGGCGGCGGCCAATGCGGTCGCGGCGGCCTTCTACGGCGAGATCGACTCCGGCGGTGCAGTCGAGCCCCCGGGGGGCGGCCAGATCGACGTCACGCCCTCGGGCTCGCTAGGCGGTAATCTGCCGTTCTACTTCGACGGCAGCGGCGCGCCGCTGGCAGGCGCGCCGGTCGATCGCTTCAAGCCCGAGATGGCGGCTCCCGAGGGGGTCAACAACACCTTCTTCGGAGTCGATATCGGCTTTGACGCGGATGCCTTTCCCAACTTCGCGGGCACCTCGGCGGCGGCGGCGCACGGGGCGGCGGTGGCGGCCCTGCTCCTAGAGCTGAATCCGGTCCTGACGCCGCAGCAGACGCGCGATGCGCTTACCACCAGCGCCGTCGACATCGAGAGTCCCGGCACGGATGCCCTGTCCGGGGCCGGTCTGATCGACGCCCAAGCCGCGGTTCTGGCCATGCCGACGGTGCCGTTGCTCGAGGTCGGCCCGGCGGCTCTGGAGTTCAACACCCTGGTTGCCGGGACTACCTCGACTCCACAGGAGGTGACGCTCGACAACGTCAATCTGGGGCTCAATCCGGCTTCCGAGCAGGTTCAGGTCTCGGCCATGACTCTGTCGGACAGCACGAATTTCGCGCTCGATGTCAGCAGCGGCACCAGCCCGTGTGGCAGTTCGACTCCGATGATCGGATGGGGCAGCAGCTGTACGGTGTCGGTCCTGGCCCAACCGCAGGCCGTGGGCATTTTCAACGCCGACCTGACCGTGACCTCGGATAGTGCGGTGGCACCGTCGCAGACCGTCGGGCTCTCGACCGCGGGCTGCAATCAGGCCGTCATCGACCTGACCGGAAGCCCCATGGACAATCCGGAGGTCGTCGTGGCCTGTCTCGACATCACCGCCGGTCCGTACGCTATCGGCAGCGGGGACGACGTCACCTTCCGCGCCGGGCGGAAGATCGTTTTCCGCGACGGCTTCAGCGTCGCCGCCGGCGGGGACTTCACCGCGATCATCGGCTGA
- a CDS encoding tetratricopeptide repeat protein: MFDLAGESSIRRGLSLLPVAVALVLILGSCAAPPEPAEPAEPGNPDAPAQSGTTIPHPPLGDMEPVVARTLEAQRAELDALLLRGDVLEAERAQAIGRLGQLYQAHRLVEAAEACYRKAHALAPELFDWAYFLGVLAARRGNLEEAAAAFEKAVELRPRDLPALIRLANLELDRGNIDRAHALYETARSLDPSLAAAEYGLGRVAAERRSYQEAIEHFDKALTLQPRASVIRYHLGQAYRQLGQLGEAESHLSQSGPVKVAISDPLMAEVNSLATGAAPYLIQGNTALRDGRLTVAVNAYRLAIQADPEDAMARRSLATVLTLLRDLDGAVEQLEAAARLAPNNAQAHADLGAALAEQGSNESALQHLQLAVELEPELQKARFNLASSLARLGRFGEAEEHYRRFLEIDPDDLETRSRLGTVLAQAGKVPQAILELREVVRQDPENAQTQLNLGIALAQSGDLPGAIAHHRKVLDLTADDATLGRTHFNLATFHLRQGDRDRALEHFRLALDHNERLAPAHFNVANLLAGTGNLEEALPHFARFSELRPDDGSARLGAATALMHLGRFGEAKTALDEAVERIPDEIVAVHALARLLAAAPDSSLRDGQRSLVLISRALNTATVPSYVETQAMALAEVGRFEDAVDKQRAVLAEARKLGHAADAKRLERNLARYESGQSCCAGPKDVFPAR; this comes from the coding sequence ATGTTCGATCTGGCCGGCGAATCTTCGATCCGGCGGGGGCTCTCGCTTCTCCCGGTCGCGGTGGCCTTGGTTTTGATCCTCGGCAGTTGCGCCGCGCCGCCGGAGCCAGCGGAGCCAGCGGAGCCAGGGAATCCGGACGCTCCTGCGCAGTCCGGAACCACGATCCCGCATCCGCCCCTGGGTGACATGGAGCCGGTCGTGGCCCGCACCCTGGAGGCGCAGCGTGCGGAGCTCGACGCTCTGCTGCTCCGAGGCGACGTGCTCGAGGCCGAGCGGGCGCAGGCGATCGGGCGCCTGGGCCAGCTCTACCAGGCGCACCGGTTGGTCGAAGCCGCGGAGGCCTGCTACCGGAAGGCCCATGCCCTCGCCCCCGAGCTCTTCGATTGGGCGTACTTCCTCGGCGTTCTGGCGGCCCGCCGTGGCAACCTCGAGGAGGCGGCCGCGGCTTTCGAAAAAGCCGTCGAGCTCCGGCCACGGGACCTGCCGGCCTTGATCCGGCTGGCCAACCTGGAGCTCGATCGCGGCAATATCGATCGCGCGCACGCGCTCTACGAGACCGCCCGGTCCCTGGATCCGTCGCTGGCCGCGGCCGAGTACGGGCTGGGCCGGGTCGCGGCCGAGCGCCGCAGCTACCAGGAGGCGATCGAGCACTTCGACAAGGCGCTGACCCTTCAGCCTCGCGCCTCGGTGATCCGTTATCACCTGGGCCAGGCCTACCGTCAGCTCGGCCAACTCGGGGAGGCTGAGAGTCATTTGTCGCAGAGCGGTCCGGTGAAGGTAGCGATCTCGGACCCCCTGATGGCTGAGGTGAACAGCCTCGCCACGGGCGCCGCGCCGTACCTGATCCAGGGCAACACGGCGCTGCGCGACGGTCGGCTCACCGTCGCCGTGAACGCGTACCGCCTGGCCATCCAGGCCGATCCTGAAGATGCGATGGCCCGCCGGAGTCTGGCTACGGTCTTGACCCTGCTCCGGGATCTGGACGGCGCCGTGGAGCAGCTGGAGGCCGCGGCGCGCCTGGCGCCGAACAACGCCCAGGCCCATGCCGATCTGGGCGCCGCGCTCGCCGAGCAGGGCAGCAACGAGAGCGCCCTCCAGCATCTCCAGCTCGCGGTCGAGCTCGAGCCCGAGCTCCAGAAGGCCCGGTTCAACCTCGCCAGCTCCCTCGCCAGGCTAGGCCGGTTCGGCGAGGCCGAAGAACACTATCGGCGTTTTCTCGAGATCGACCCGGATGACCTCGAAACCCGCTCGCGTCTAGGGACCGTGCTGGCGCAGGCGGGGAAGGTGCCCCAGGCAATTCTGGAGCTGCGGGAGGTGGTGCGGCAGGATCCCGAAAACGCCCAGACACAGCTCAACCTGGGCATCGCACTGGCGCAGAGCGGCGATCTCCCTGGGGCCATCGCCCACCACCGGAAGGTGCTCGATCTGACGGCGGACGACGCCACCCTGGGGCGGACCCACTTCAATCTGGCGACGTTCCACCTGCGCCAGGGCGACCGGGACCGAGCCTTGGAGCACTTCCGTCTCGCGCTCGACCACAACGAGCGGCTCGCGCCGGCTCACTTCAACGTGGCGAACCTTCTGGCTGGAACCGGGAACCTGGAGGAGGCGCTCCCGCACTTCGCTCGATTCAGCGAGCTCAGGCCCGATGACGGGAGCGCCCGGCTCGGTGCAGCCACGGCCCTCATGCACCTGGGCCGCTTCGGTGAAGCTAAGACGGCGCTCGATGAAGCCGTCGAGCGGATTCCGGACGAGATTGTCGCGGTCCATGCGCTGGCGCGCTTGCTGGCCGCCGCGCCGGACTCGTCACTACGCGACGGGCAGCGATCGCTCGTTCTGATCTCCCGGGCTCTGAATACCGCGACCGTGCCATCCTACGTGGAGACGCAAGCCATGGCCCTCGCCGAGGTGGGCCGCTTCGAAGACGCCGTGGACAAGCAGCGCGCGGTGCTTGCAGAGGCCAGAAAGCTGGGCCACGCCGCCGATGCGAAACGCTTGGAACGCAACCTGGCTCGCTACGAGAGCGGACAGAGCTGCTGCGCAGGTCCCAAAGACGTGTTTCCGGCGCGCTGA
- a CDS encoding glycosyltransferase family 2 protein, with product MSESARPQEPELSIIVPAYNEAENLPILVSEIRKALSWAESTYEILLIDDASTDASAGVMRQLAAANEHVRLIRHERNLGQSAALISGFEHARGAIVVTLDADLQNDPADIPRLLEELDDCDVVCGIRARRQDSWLRRVSSRIANGARNWMTAESITDVGCSLRAYRAEYLRLLPVFDGMHRFLPTLLRLNGARIREIEVNHRPRRFGTSKYGVHNRLWRGIADLFGVRWLQKRWIDRSVAHEVQGNGVSPSSQASAEQAVSTPGSSTGDSNEI from the coding sequence ATGAGCGAATCCGCGCGTCCACAAGAGCCCGAGCTGTCGATCATCGTTCCCGCCTACAACGAGGCGGAAAACCTGCCCATTCTGGTCTCCGAGATCCGCAAGGCGCTGTCCTGGGCCGAGTCGACCTACGAGATACTCCTGATCGACGATGCCTCGACCGACGCCTCGGCCGGGGTCATGCGTCAGCTCGCTGCCGCCAATGAGCACGTGCGCTTGATCAGGCACGAGCGCAACCTGGGCCAGTCCGCAGCTCTCATATCCGGTTTCGAGCACGCCCGCGGCGCCATCGTGGTGACCCTGGACGCCGATCTCCAGAACGACCCGGCCGATATTCCTCGGCTGCTCGAGGAGCTCGACGACTGCGATGTCGTTTGCGGTATCCGAGCCCGGCGCCAGGACAGCTGGCTGCGCAGGGTCTCCTCTCGAATCGCGAACGGTGCGCGCAACTGGATGACCGCCGAGTCGATCACCGACGTCGGCTGCTCCTTGAGAGCCTATCGAGCCGAGTATCTGCGGCTGCTGCCGGTCTTCGACGGCATGCACCGGTTTCTGCCCACGCTCCTACGGCTCAACGGTGCCCGCATCCGCGAGATCGAGGTCAACCACCGACCGAGACGCTTCGGCACGAGCAAGTACGGTGTCCACAACCGGCTGTGGCGCGGGATCGCGGACCTCTTCGGGGTGCGCTGGCTCCAGAAGCGCTGGATCGACCGCTCGGTCGCGCACGAGGTGCAGGGAAACGGAGTCTCTCCAAGCTCGCAGGCATCCGCCGAGCAAGCCGTGTCCACGCCCGGCTCTTCAACCGGTGATTCCAACGAAATCTGA
- a CDS encoding CRTAC1 family protein, with product MRTGNPHLLHRICQGASIALLVFAGCAQEVERRPADRAQASAASGSTSTPIFVDGAREAGLDFVHFNGMSGEHYISEMMGGGAALFDYDNDGDLDLYLTQGRMLGQGKTVADASFPPQHPEPFTDRLYRNDLRASSTELRFTDVTESSGTLSDGYGMGVTAADFDNDGWIDLYVTNFRSNRLLRNQGDGTFEDVTEAAGADDRRWSVAATFLDFDRDGWLDLFVGNYVQFSLAAHTPCPTPSGAANYCGPGAYQPARDSLFRNRGDGTFENVSNSAGIRTEHGAATLGAVATDFDADGWIDLFVANDSMANYLWLNQGDGRFQNQALLAGVAVNQKGQPEASMGVDAGDFDADGDADLILTHLSQETNTVYVNDGTGLFEDLSTASGLGLPSLVYTSFGAGWFDYDNDGWLDVLTVNGAVVGLEALMRAGDPFPLHQTNQLFRNFGGERGAGRFEEVTARAGIVLELSEVSRGAAFGDVDNDGDTDVVVVNNNGPVRLLLNQIGQDRSWVGLRLEGRGRDMLGAEVLISPQGRPASWRRVHTDGSYASASDPRVLVGLGDAVAVGRIEARWPDGAAEEWLDIEAGSYTTLRQGEGSPLDTG from the coding sequence GTGCGAACCGGAAACCCTCATCTTCTCCACCGGATCTGCCAGGGAGCGTCAATCGCTCTTCTGGTCTTCGCTGGCTGCGCCCAGGAGGTCGAAAGGCGCCCGGCGGACAGGGCCCAGGCCTCCGCTGCTTCCGGCTCGACGTCGACGCCGATCTTTGTGGACGGCGCCCGCGAGGCCGGTCTGGACTTCGTGCATTTCAACGGCATGTCCGGCGAGCACTACATCAGCGAGATGATGGGCGGCGGCGCGGCGCTCTTCGACTACGACAACGACGGCGACCTCGACCTCTATCTCACCCAGGGCCGCATGCTCGGACAGGGCAAGACGGTGGCGGACGCCAGCTTCCCGCCGCAGCACCCGGAGCCCTTCACCGACCGGCTCTACCGCAACGACCTTCGGGCCAGCTCCACGGAGCTCCGTTTCACCGATGTGACCGAGTCGAGCGGCACGCTCTCGGACGGCTATGGAATGGGAGTTACGGCCGCGGACTTCGACAACGATGGCTGGATCGATCTTTACGTAACCAACTTCCGCTCTAATCGGCTGCTCCGAAATCAGGGGGATGGCACCTTCGAGGACGTCACCGAAGCGGCCGGCGCCGATGACCGGCGCTGGTCGGTCGCCGCGACGTTCCTGGACTTCGACCGCGACGGCTGGTTGGACCTCTTTGTCGGCAACTACGTCCAGTTCTCGCTCGCCGCTCATACCCCCTGCCCCACGCCGAGCGGTGCCGCCAACTACTGCGGACCCGGCGCCTACCAGCCGGCGCGGGACAGCCTCTTCCGGAATCGCGGAGACGGAACCTTCGAGAACGTCTCCAACAGCGCGGGCATCCGCACCGAGCACGGCGCTGCGACCCTGGGCGCGGTGGCGACCGACTTCGACGCCGACGGCTGGATCGACCTCTTCGTGGCCAACGACTCCATGGCCAATTATCTTTGGCTCAACCAGGGCGACGGTCGCTTCCAGAACCAGGCTCTGCTCGCGGGAGTAGCGGTCAACCAGAAGGGCCAGCCCGAAGCCAGCATGGGGGTGGACGCCGGCGACTTCGACGCCGATGGCGACGCCGACCTGATCCTGACCCACCTGAGTCAGGAGACCAATACCGTCTACGTCAACGACGGCACCGGGCTGTTCGAAGACCTATCCACCGCATCCGGGCTGGGCCTGCCGAGCCTCGTCTACACTTCCTTCGGCGCCGGCTGGTTCGACTACGACAACGACGGCTGGCTTGACGTGCTGACGGTCAACGGTGCGGTCGTGGGTCTGGAGGCTCTGATGCGAGCCGGCGATCCCTTCCCGCTCCACCAGACCAATCAGCTCTTCCGCAACTTCGGTGGTGAGCGGGGCGCCGGGCGCTTCGAGGAAGTCACAGCGCGTGCCGGCATTGTCCTCGAGCTGTCGGAGGTCAGCCGCGGCGCGGCGTTCGGTGACGTCGACAACGACGGCGATACGGACGTTGTGGTCGTCAACAACAACGGACCGGTGCGGCTGCTGCTGAATCAGATCGGACAGGACCGGAGCTGGGTCGGGCTCAGACTCGAAGGCCGAGGTCGTGACATGCTCGGAGCCGAGGTCCTGATCTCGCCCCAGGGGAGGCCGGCGAGCTGGCGGCGGGTCCACACAGACGGCAGCTATGCCTCGGCCAGCGATCCGCGCGTCCTCGTCGGCCTGGGCGACGCCGTCGCTGTCGGCCGGATCGAAGCGCGATGGCCCGACGGCGCGGCCGAAGAGTGGCTCGACATCGAGGCCGGGAGCTACACCACCCTACGTCAAGGCGAAGGGTCTCCCCTCGACACCGGCTAG